One region of Termitidicoccus mucosus genomic DNA includes:
- a CDS encoding DUF5597 domain-containing protein — translation MKTTTCSNLRRLSAFLLLSLFTFHSSLFAAELPRLEKRGLATQLIVDGQPFLALAGELHNSSSTSRAYMAPHWPRLAAAHLNTVLAAVPWDVIEPAEGRFDFTLVDHLIADARAHDLRLVLLWFGSWKNGLSHYAPAWVKADTARFPRARTAQGTLEILSVFSEANRDADARAYAALLRHLRETDGDRHTVIMMQVQNEVGLHADARDRSALADAAWAQPVPAALLDHLRQNRETLAPALRALWRDTGFKTAGTWADVFGRGPRAEEAFMAWHYARYTDHVAAAGKREHALPAFVNAWIVQPSDELPGEYPSGGPQAHVLDLWRAAAPHIDIFAPDVYLPNFTQICAEYARPGAPFFVPESFAGETGAANAFVAIGRFGGLGYSPFGIDSRLDEKNLADDPLVRAYAILSQLAPQILAQQTRDNIAAVSLDPQNPSERIKLGGYDLKAALFTGWRAKGVPERAYGLILATGPDEFLAVGANLQVTFATDPAGDDTVGLAQVEEGVFDASGKWIPGRRLNGDEIMLDYDLGTQAAARQTGTGLRFSSPQPAIMRAKLYRFPQAK, via the coding sequence ATGAAAACAACAACCTGCTCCAACCTCCGGCGACTTTCCGCTTTTCTGCTTCTTTCACTCTTCACCTTTCACTCTTCACTCTTTGCCGCCGAACTGCCCCGGCTCGAAAAGCGCGGGCTCGCCACCCAGCTCATCGTTGACGGCCAGCCCTTCCTCGCGCTGGCCGGCGAACTCCACAACTCCAGCTCCACCAGCCGCGCCTACATGGCCCCGCACTGGCCGCGGCTCGCCGCCGCGCATCTCAACACCGTCCTCGCCGCCGTGCCTTGGGACGTCATCGAGCCCGCCGAGGGCCGGTTCGATTTCACCCTGGTTGACCACCTCATCGCCGACGCCCGCGCGCACGACCTCCGCCTCGTCCTGCTCTGGTTCGGCAGTTGGAAAAACGGGCTCAGCCACTACGCCCCCGCCTGGGTGAAGGCCGACACCGCCCGCTTTCCCCGCGCCCGCACCGCGCAAGGCACGCTCGAAATCCTCTCCGTCTTTTCCGAGGCCAACCGCGATGCCGACGCCCGCGCCTACGCCGCCCTCCTGCGCCACCTCCGCGAAACCGATGGCGACCGCCACACCGTCATCATGATGCAGGTGCAAAACGAGGTCGGCCTCCACGCCGATGCCCGCGACCGCTCCGCCCTCGCCGACGCCGCCTGGGCGCAACCCGTCCCCGCCGCGCTCCTCGACCACCTCCGGCAAAACCGCGAGACCCTCGCGCCCGCGCTGCGCGCCCTCTGGCGCGACACCGGCTTCAAGACCGCCGGCACTTGGGCGGATGTGTTCGGCCGCGGCCCGCGCGCCGAGGAAGCCTTCATGGCCTGGCACTACGCGCGCTACACCGACCACGTCGCCGCCGCCGGCAAACGCGAGCACGCGCTCCCCGCCTTCGTCAACGCCTGGATCGTGCAGCCCTCCGACGAACTCCCCGGCGAATATCCCTCCGGCGGCCCGCAGGCCCACGTGCTCGACCTCTGGCGCGCCGCCGCCCCGCACATCGACATTTTCGCGCCGGATGTCTACCTGCCCAACTTCACCCAGATCTGCGCCGAATACGCCCGCCCCGGCGCGCCGTTTTTCGTGCCCGAGTCCTTTGCCGGGGAAACCGGCGCCGCCAATGCGTTTGTCGCCATCGGGCGTTTCGGCGGGCTCGGCTACTCGCCCTTCGGCATCGACAGCCGCCTCGATGAAAAGAACCTCGCCGACGATCCGCTCGTCCGCGCCTACGCCATCCTCAGCCAGCTCGCCCCGCAGATTCTCGCGCAACAAACCCGCGACAACATCGCCGCCGTCTCGCTCGACCCGCAAAATCCCTCCGAGCGCATCAAGCTCGGCGGCTATGATTTGAAAGCCGCGCTCTTCACCGGCTGGCGCGCCAAGGGCGTGCCCGAACGTGCCTACGGCCTCATCCTCGCCACCGGCCCCGACGAATTCCTCGCCGTCGGCGCGAACCTCCAGGTCACCTTCGCCACCGATCCCGCCGGCGACGACACCGTCGGCCTCGCGCAGGTCGAGGAAGGCGTCTTCGACGCGTCCGGAAAGTGGATTCCCGGCCGCCGCCTCAACGGCGACGAAATCATGCTCGACTAC
- a CDS encoding PKD domain-containing protein, protein MRPSRFIAALALLSALQPFRPSAFSLDRPEVTFPVFQFPADQMPRIDGDASDWAMVPESYVVGAGQLVDLGETKKKPDPADLDVRVRVGWVKGLNRLYFLYEARDNFWDFSDPGLRNDTFEVIVDGDASGGPFIDSEHRDFWTADVVGRQRAVLDTDPRIPDAERHWAAHGVHAQNYHIFTPAMDKDWALAWGSPTWTKEFPFANAASRFDFKHGEPGKFTLEFWITPFDYAGPEGPQRAVESVLRENKLIGLGWIVIDYDGDPDPAKRGFWSLGRRYTMFGDASALPAFRLMPLEPALEKKKIEARWSFAVVDMDRRLVAFKDESRGEVTAWHWDFGDGQTSAEQHPLHAYADTRSRTVILEVEGPAGKSRLSKVWDVQLR, encoded by the coding sequence ATGCGCCCGTCACGTTTCATCGCCGCCCTTGCGCTGCTTTCCGCCCTTCAGCCTTTCCGCCCTTCGGCCTTTTCCCTCGACCGTCCCGAAGTCACCTTTCCCGTCTTCCAGTTTCCCGCCGACCAGATGCCGCGCATCGACGGCGACGCCTCCGACTGGGCCATGGTTCCCGAATCCTACGTCGTCGGCGCCGGCCAGCTTGTCGACCTCGGCGAAACCAAAAAGAAACCCGATCCCGCCGACCTCGACGTGCGCGTGCGCGTCGGCTGGGTGAAGGGGCTCAACCGCCTCTATTTCCTCTACGAGGCCCGTGACAATTTCTGGGACTTCTCCGACCCCGGGCTGCGCAACGACACCTTCGAGGTCATCGTCGATGGCGACGCCTCCGGCGGCCCGTTCATCGACTCCGAGCACCGCGATTTCTGGACCGCCGATGTCGTCGGACGGCAGCGCGCCGTCCTCGACACCGATCCGCGCATCCCCGACGCCGAGCGCCACTGGGCCGCGCACGGCGTGCATGCGCAGAACTACCATATCTTCACGCCCGCCATGGACAAGGACTGGGCGCTGGCCTGGGGCTCGCCGACTTGGACGAAGGAATTTCCCTTCGCCAACGCCGCCTCGCGCTTCGATTTCAAGCACGGGGAGCCGGGAAAATTCACGCTCGAATTCTGGATAACCCCGTTCGACTACGCCGGCCCCGAAGGGCCGCAACGCGCCGTCGAGTCCGTCCTCCGTGAAAACAAGCTCATCGGTCTCGGCTGGATCGTCATCGACTACGACGGCGACCCCGACCCAGCGAAACGCGGCTTCTGGTCGCTCGGCCGCCGCTACACCATGTTCGGCGACGCCAGCGCGCTCCCCGCCTTCCGCCTCATGCCGCTGGAGCCCGCGCTGGAAAAAAAGAAAATCGAGGCCCGCTGGTCGTTCGCCGTCGTGGACATGGACCGCCGCCTCGTCGCCTTCAAGGACGAGTCGCGCGGCGAGGTCACCGCGTGGCATTGGGACTTCGGCGACGGCCAAACCTCCGCCGAGCAACACCCGCTCCACGCCTACGCGGACACCCGCAGCCGCACCGTCATTCTCGAAGTCGAAGGCCCCGCCGGAAAGTCCCGCCTCTCCAAAGTCTGGGACGTGCAGCTACGCTGA
- a CDS encoding glycoside hydrolase family 88/105 protein, which yields MQVLPSRNILFAAGLALATASSAYAQTSPPSPAAAEPDLATITNLWRVPSPTPIPYPPAEVADIEAVMRRVLDYLETASPVIVTNTDTKERVADFTKPLPRNLAVERGPFLIVSYEWGVTYAGMLHAAAATGDARYTRYTDERLTAIAALAKHFSALPPAGRPQRYLLRSVVAPASLDDSGAMAAGMIKALQARATAADLRPIIDRYLAHISGGQKRLADGTLARDRPMPDSLWLDDLYMSVPALAQMGRLTGDARYFDDAAQQILQFHARMFVPAKNLFMHGWVAGMTEHPAYHWGRANGWAILATVELLSVLPDAHPRRPALLAILRDHARGLAATQGINGLWHQLLDRPETYEETSASAMFVYGLARAINRGWLDPLVYGPVASIGWNAVAKQVNARGQVENVCVGTGMGFDPVFYAYRNTSPYAAHGYGPVLLAGAEMITLRKGLGADAVVHDGGVHFGKVPTRLW from the coding sequence ATGCAAGTCCTCCCTTCCCGAAACATCCTCTTCGCCGCCGGCCTCGCGCTCGCCACCGCCAGCTCCGCTTATGCGCAAACATCGCCGCCCTCTCCCGCCGCCGCCGAGCCCGACCTCGCCACCATCACCAACCTCTGGCGCGTCCCTTCGCCGACGCCCATCCCCTACCCGCCCGCCGAGGTCGCCGACATCGAGGCCGTCATGCGCCGCGTCCTCGATTACCTCGAAACCGCCAGCCCCGTCATCGTCACCAACACCGACACCAAGGAGCGCGTCGCCGATTTCACGAAACCGCTCCCGCGCAACCTCGCCGTCGAACGCGGCCCGTTTCTCATCGTCAGCTACGAGTGGGGCGTCACCTACGCCGGCATGCTCCACGCCGCCGCCGCGACGGGCGACGCGCGCTACACCCGCTACACCGACGAACGCCTCACCGCCATCGCCGCGCTCGCGAAGCATTTCTCCGCGCTCCCGCCCGCCGGGCGCCCGCAACGCTATCTCCTGCGCAGCGTCGTCGCCCCCGCCTCGCTCGACGACTCCGGCGCGATGGCCGCCGGCATGATCAAGGCCCTGCAGGCCCGCGCCACCGCCGCCGACCTCCGTCCCATCATCGACCGCTACCTCGCGCATATTTCGGGCGGCCAAAAACGCCTCGCCGACGGCACCCTCGCGCGCGACCGCCCCATGCCCGACAGCCTCTGGCTCGACGACCTCTACATGAGCGTCCCCGCCCTCGCGCAAATGGGCCGGCTCACCGGCGACGCCCGCTACTTCGACGACGCCGCGCAACAAATCCTCCAGTTCCACGCCCGCATGTTCGTCCCCGCCAAAAACCTCTTCATGCACGGCTGGGTCGCGGGCATGACCGAGCACCCCGCCTACCACTGGGGCCGCGCCAACGGCTGGGCCATCCTCGCCACCGTCGAGCTCCTCTCCGTCCTCCCCGACGCGCATCCGCGCCGCCCCGCGCTCCTCGCCATCCTCCGCGACCACGCCCGCGGCCTCGCCGCCACGCAAGGCATCAACGGCCTCTGGCACCAACTCCTCGACCGCCCCGAGACCTACGAGGAAACCTCCGCCAGCGCGATGTTCGTCTACGGCCTCGCCCGCGCCATCAATCGCGGCTGGCTCGACCCGCTCGTTTACGGCCCCGTCGCCTCCATCGGCTGGAACGCCGTCGCGAAACAAGTCAACGCGCGCGGCCAGGTGGAAAACGTCTGCGTCGGCACCGGCATGGGTTTCGACCCCGTGTTCTACGCCTACCGCAACACCAGCCCGTATGCGGCGCACGGCTACGGCCCCGTCCTTCTCGCCGGAGCCGAGATGATCACGCTCCGCAAGGGCTTGGGCGCCGATGCCGTCGTCCACGACGGCGGCGTCCACTTCGGCAAGGTGCCCACGCGGCTGTGGTGA
- the rlmN gene encoding 23S rRNA (adenine(2503)-C(2))-methyltransferase RlmN, translated as MKPPPASPLNLLDLTRDELRALVESWGLSPVHAARLWNYLYYEAVDSLDAMPGLPARLRARLAGECMLGNPPVVREARSTDGFTRKFLLGLGDGAQIETVLMRFTGRVTACISSQAGCAMGCVFCATGQMGFSRHLTAGEIVAQALHVQRILKAGGERLRNVVLMGMGEPLHNYDAVMRAADILRDPNGLALGARKITLSTVGVVPGIIRMADEARPIHLAVSLHAATQEERAALVPAARRWPLDRLMDACRHYCAKTGRRIFFEWTLIEGKNDSRDHARAVARLLEGMDAQVNLIPLNPTSGYDGAPGGGRGAARAFQDVLAEHGLPSTVRQRRGIDIAAGCGQLAATPR; from the coding sequence ATGAAACCGCCTCCCGCCAGCCCGCTGAACCTGCTCGACCTGACGCGCGACGAATTGCGCGCGCTCGTCGAGTCGTGGGGGCTCAGCCCGGTCCACGCGGCGCGGCTCTGGAATTATTTGTATTACGAGGCGGTTGACTCGCTCGACGCGATGCCCGGACTGCCGGCGCGGTTGCGCGCGCGGCTCGCCGGGGAATGCATGCTGGGAAACCCGCCCGTGGTGCGCGAGGCGCGGAGCACGGACGGATTCACGCGCAAATTTCTGCTCGGCCTCGGCGACGGCGCGCAGATCGAGACGGTGCTCATGCGCTTCACCGGGCGCGTGACGGCGTGCATCAGCTCGCAGGCGGGCTGCGCGATGGGCTGCGTGTTTTGCGCGACCGGGCAGATGGGCTTTTCGCGGCATCTCACGGCGGGCGAGATCGTCGCGCAGGCGCTCCACGTGCAGCGCATCCTCAAGGCCGGCGGCGAGCGCCTGCGCAACGTCGTGCTCATGGGCATGGGCGAGCCGCTGCACAACTACGACGCGGTCATGCGCGCCGCCGACATCCTGCGCGACCCCAACGGCCTCGCGCTCGGCGCGCGCAAAATCACGCTCAGCACCGTGGGCGTCGTCCCCGGCATCATCCGCATGGCCGACGAGGCTCGCCCCATCCACCTCGCCGTGTCGCTGCACGCGGCCACGCAGGAGGAGCGCGCCGCGCTCGTGCCCGCCGCGCGCCGCTGGCCGCTCGACCGGCTCATGGACGCCTGCCGCCACTACTGCGCGAAAACCGGCCGCCGCATCTTTTTCGAGTGGACGCTCATCGAGGGCAAAAACGACTCCCGCGACCATGCCCGCGCCGTGGCGCGGCTGCTGGAGGGCATGGACGCGCAGGTGAACCTGATCCCGCTGAATCCAACTTCCGGATACGACGGCGCGCCCGGCGGCGGGCGCGGCGCGGCGCGGGCGTTCCAGGACGTGCTCGCGGAGCACGGCCTGCCCAGCACGGTGCGCCAGCGGCGCGGCATCGACATCGCCGCCGGCTGCGGCCAGCTCGCCGCGACGCCCCGGTAA
- a CDS encoding PHP domain-containing protein gives MTQQGEYMKQAGVLMLAAALLAMAPRILAHDGPHGHASAGAAEDPDISYTVHLGKQVTDIPPKREITIPNVTLPDAGELRVLKGDFHIHTLFSDGWVWPTERVYEAEENGLDVIAITDHIEYRPRLNRGNPGEPMLRKEDSENYNLSVEIAQKQAAANKKASKNKSELLIIRGTEITKKTMPPGHFNALFVQDVNKIAAVQDDYWKMFAEARAQGAFLLWNHPGWEAPKSGGIEKGAPTTFTKIHEEIYKRGYMDGIEAFNGKEFYPVVAKWCTDKNLAAFANSDIHPPESRQYGLRNPRRPVTLVFAREKTLESVKEAFFAKRTIGWAADMIFGQEKFVRPLFDACVEIKKEPGRFAFANRGSIPVVLKVGGQTVELAPLATAGAGRTDSIKTITVENWFVGKGQPLAVPVE, from the coding sequence ATGACCCAGCAAGGAGAATATATGAAACAGGCGGGTGTTTTAATGCTTGCCGCCGCGCTTCTGGCGATGGCGCCGCGCATCCTCGCTCACGACGGCCCTCACGGCCACGCGTCCGCCGGCGCCGCCGAAGACCCGGACATCAGTTACACGGTGCACCTGGGCAAGCAGGTCACCGACATCCCGCCGAAGCGCGAAATCACCATCCCGAACGTCACGCTGCCGGACGCCGGCGAGCTGCGCGTGCTGAAGGGCGACTTCCACATCCACACGCTGTTTTCCGACGGCTGGGTCTGGCCGACCGAGCGCGTGTATGAGGCCGAGGAAAACGGCCTCGACGTGATCGCCATCACCGACCACATCGAATACCGTCCGCGCCTCAACCGGGGCAATCCGGGCGAGCCGATGCTGCGCAAGGAGGACTCCGAAAACTACAACCTTTCCGTCGAAATCGCGCAAAAACAGGCCGCTGCAAACAAGAAGGCCAGCAAAAACAAAAGTGAACTCCTGATCATCCGCGGCACCGAAATCACCAAGAAAACCATGCCGCCCGGGCACTTCAATGCGCTGTTCGTGCAGGACGTCAACAAAATCGCCGCGGTGCAGGACGACTACTGGAAAATGTTCGCCGAGGCCAGGGCGCAGGGCGCCTTTCTGCTCTGGAACCATCCCGGCTGGGAGGCGCCGAAAAGCGGCGGCATCGAGAAGGGCGCGCCGACGACATTCACCAAAATCCACGAGGAAATTTATAAACGGGGCTACATGGACGGCATCGAGGCGTTCAACGGAAAAGAATTTTACCCCGTCGTCGCCAAATGGTGCACCGACAAAAACCTCGCCGCCTTCGCCAACAGCGACATCCACCCGCCCGAAAGCCGGCAGTACGGCCTGCGCAACCCGCGCCGCCCGGTGACGCTGGTGTTCGCCCGGGAAAAAACGCTGGAGTCGGTGAAAGAGGCGTTTTTCGCGAAGCGCACCATCGGCTGGGCCGCCGACATGATTTTCGGCCAGGAAAAATTCGTGCGCCCGTTGTTCGACGCCTGCGTCGAAATCAAAAAGGAGCCGGGCCGATTTGCCTTTGCAAACCGCGGCAGCATCCCGGTCGTGCTCAAGGTCGGCGGGCAAACCGTGGAACTCGCCCCGCTTGCCACCGCCGGGGCCGGGCGAACCGACTCGATAAAAACAATCACGGTGGAAAACTGGTTCGTCGGCAAAGGCCAGCCGCTGGCGGTTCCCGTGGAGTGA
- a CDS encoding mechanosensitive ion channel domain-containing protein, with translation MPEQITTFLHQIIETVTNMRGWLLVVFIVFFGFVIHAVTSRLIGLVGPRIHFPFVDAAKRVMKMLVVAICAVLIMGALGVDLGGIWTMISAAMAMVAVGFVAMWSVLSNALCTMIILFTHPFEVGDEIEFMEPVIKGRVVNLNFMYTTLENDDGSLVQVPNNMFFQRIIKRRPGKATVTLGAQLQNPDRAE, from the coding sequence ATGCCTGAACAAATCACCACCTTTCTCCACCAAATCATCGAAACCGTCACCAACATGCGAGGATGGCTGCTGGTCGTCTTCATCGTTTTTTTCGGGTTTGTCATCCATGCGGTGACAAGCCGCCTCATCGGCCTTGTCGGCCCGAGGATCCACTTCCCGTTTGTGGATGCCGCCAAGCGCGTCATGAAAATGCTCGTCGTCGCCATCTGCGCCGTGCTCATCATGGGCGCGCTGGGCGTCGATCTGGGCGGCATCTGGACGATGATTTCCGCCGCGATGGCGATGGTCGCGGTCGGCTTCGTGGCCATGTGGAGCGTGCTCAGCAACGCGCTCTGCACGATGATCATCCTGTTCACGCATCCCTTTGAGGTCGGCGACGAGATCGAGTTCATGGAACCCGTCATCAAAGGCCGCGTCGTGAACCTGAACTTCATGTACACGACGCTCGAAAACGACGACGGCTCGCTGGTGCAGGTGCCGAACAACATGTTTTTCCAGCGCATCATCAAACGCCGTCCGGGCAAGGCCACCGTGACCCTCGGCGCGCAGCTCCAGAATCCCGACCGGGCGGAGTGA
- the recA gene encoding recombinase RecA yields MAKASPAKTDTASPAALDVATRKNLDLAVSAITKQFGEGSIMRLGDAHKMQVETISTGSIAIDLALGVGGLPRGRIIEIYGPESSGKTTFCLSAIAEAQKRGGLAAFIDVEHALDPKYARIVGVNLDDLLVSQPDSGEDALNIMETLIRSNSIDIIILDSVAALTTKAELDGQMGDATVGAQARLMSQAMRRLTAVVSKTQCVCIFTNQIREKIGVMFGNPETTSGGRALKFFASIRIDIRRKEQIKLPDGKIVGNRTKIKVVKNKVAPPFTECEFDIMYDEGISRVGSILDLGIEHKVLEKKGAWISYQGELVGQGRDAAKQTLRDKPELADKIIQTVLEKVTVTGGTSITGDEEVPAE; encoded by the coding sequence ATGGCCAAAGCCTCCCCCGCCAAAACCGACACCGCCTCGCCCGCCGCCCTCGATGTCGCCACCCGCAAGAACCTCGACCTCGCGGTCTCCGCCATCACCAAGCAATTCGGCGAAGGCTCCATCATGCGCCTCGGCGACGCGCACAAGATGCAGGTCGAGACCATCTCCACCGGCTCCATCGCCATCGACCTCGCCCTCGGCGTCGGCGGCCTGCCCCGCGGCCGCATCATCGAAATCTACGGCCCCGAATCCTCCGGCAAAACCACCTTCTGTCTGAGCGCCATCGCCGAGGCGCAGAAGCGCGGCGGCCTCGCCGCCTTCATCGACGTCGAGCACGCCCTCGACCCGAAATACGCCCGCATCGTCGGCGTGAACCTCGACGACCTCCTCGTCTCCCAGCCCGATTCCGGCGAGGACGCGCTCAACATCATGGAGACGCTCATCCGCTCCAACTCGATCGACATCATCATCCTCGACTCCGTCGCCGCGCTCACCACGAAGGCCGAGCTCGACGGCCAGATGGGCGACGCCACCGTGGGCGCGCAGGCCCGCCTCATGAGCCAGGCCATGCGCCGCCTCACCGCCGTCGTCAGCAAGACCCAGTGCGTCTGCATCTTCACCAACCAGATCCGCGAAAAGATCGGCGTCATGTTCGGCAACCCCGAGACCACCTCCGGCGGCCGCGCCCTGAAATTCTTCGCCTCCATCCGCATCGACATCCGCCGCAAGGAGCAGATCAAGCTCCCCGACGGCAAGATCGTCGGCAACCGCACGAAGATCAAAGTCGTCAAGAACAAGGTCGCCCCGCCCTTCACCGAGTGCGAGTTCGACATCATGTATGACGAAGGCATCTCGCGCGTCGGCTCCATTCTCGACCTCGGCATCGAGCACAAGGTGCTGGAGAAAAAAGGCGCGTGGATTTCCTATCAGGGCGAGCTCGTCGGCCAGGGCCGCGACGCCGCCAAGCAGACGCTTCGCGACAAGCCCGAGCTGGCCGACAAGATCATCCAGACCGTGCTGGAAAAAGTCACCGTCACCGGCGGCACCAGCATCACCGGCGACGAGGAAGTGCCCGCCGAGTAA
- a CDS encoding right-handed parallel beta-helix repeat-containing protein, with protein sequence MKTRFFAAVIFTVVSAGFLFAPSAARAALFVVDNGHPAAADTNPGTADRPLRTINAAAQLARPADTIEVAPGVYRERVMPARGGEEGRPITYRARKPGAVVVKGSDVWRPAWTREPDAVSGGGAFAAAIFSAPIEPALFKNWREGRDPRLTDYPTPFHEEINPSNGQDKLADADKLLGLRLTVLARPVADSVAAAHAAGPPATTTDWLPVVGQVYANGEPLRQARDHAELASSPGSFLVNADATRLLAHLPPGFVAPSELDWEIAARDMVFAPVARRLGYIIVDGFIFEHAANQAPWPSCGMVSVRNGHHWIIRRCVIRHSQSIGLDIGGEFFDGRRLYGDEPDSYGHIVEDNVIHDHGLAGIYGYEVHDAVIRRNDIYRNNRLGFIVALTARWEEYAGIKLLHAPRVRVEDNLIHDNFAHGVWFDNQWQGSRVSRNLIVGNQFSGVFIEFGESPGAPLLIDNNIIAFSDEGPGVYCHDSSDIVVAHNLLYQNKDYGAWFWAVSPRAGPGGKGGARNNRVIGNVIYGNGAGCVGFPARGPCDHDNVSDHNLLLDKTWSRAGDTPTFSLHESSARHPVSKAGIVAQITAGLKAGGHPDAALTADFWQRQPARAITLSQWRAITGNDRHSLEGSMERSIYRGALRQFEFVPDDAWRSLRVPAVAGVTRDYFGRAYPADGAGTVAGPFLFSEADLKRPAWVSTFARDAAQNLIRKDIPQPGRQRLNLWPKMADQETAGRGE encoded by the coding sequence ATGAAGACACGCTTTTTTGCCGCCGTCATTTTCACCGTCGTGTCCGCCGGGTTCCTTTTCGCACCATCGGCGGCGCGGGCCGCGCTTTTTGTCGTGGACAACGGCCACCCCGCCGCCGCCGACACCAATCCCGGCACGGCGGACAGGCCGTTGCGCACCATCAATGCCGCCGCGCAACTCGCGCGGCCCGCCGACACGATCGAGGTCGCGCCCGGCGTTTACCGCGAACGCGTCATGCCGGCGCGGGGCGGCGAGGAAGGCCGGCCCATCACGTATCGGGCGCGCAAGCCCGGCGCGGTCGTGGTCAAGGGCTCCGACGTGTGGCGGCCCGCTTGGACGCGCGAGCCGGACGCGGTTTCCGGCGGCGGCGCATTTGCGGCGGCGATTTTTTCCGCGCCCATCGAGCCCGCGCTCTTCAAAAACTGGCGCGAGGGCCGCGACCCGCGCCTGACGGATTATCCGACGCCCTTCCACGAGGAAATCAACCCTTCCAACGGTCAGGACAAGCTCGCCGACGCCGACAAGCTGCTCGGCCTGCGCCTCACGGTGCTGGCGCGGCCGGTCGCCGATTCCGTCGCGGCCGCGCACGCGGCCGGGCCGCCCGCGACGACGACGGACTGGCTGCCGGTGGTCGGGCAGGTTTATGCCAACGGCGAGCCGCTCCGCCAGGCGCGCGACCACGCCGAACTGGCGTCGTCGCCCGGCAGCTTCCTGGTCAACGCCGACGCCACCCGCCTGCTCGCGCACCTGCCGCCCGGCTTTGTCGCGCCGTCGGAGCTGGACTGGGAAATCGCCGCGCGCGACATGGTGTTCGCGCCGGTGGCGCGGCGGCTGGGTTATATCATTGTGGACGGCTTCATATTCGAGCACGCCGCCAACCAGGCGCCGTGGCCGAGCTGCGGCATGGTCAGCGTGCGCAACGGCCATCACTGGATCATCCGCCGCTGCGTGATCCGCCACTCGCAGTCCATCGGCCTCGACATCGGCGGCGAGTTCTTCGACGGGCGGCGGCTCTACGGCGACGAGCCCGATTCATACGGCCACATCGTCGAGGACAACGTCATCCACGACCACGGCCTCGCCGGCATCTACGGCTACGAAGTCCACGATGCCGTCATCCGGCGGAACGACATTTATCGCAACAACCGCCTCGGTTTCATCGTCGCGCTGACCGCGCGCTGGGAGGAATACGCGGGCATCAAGCTCCTCCACGCTCCGCGCGTGCGCGTCGAGGACAACCTCATTCACGACAATTTCGCCCACGGCGTCTGGTTCGACAACCAGTGGCAGGGTTCGCGCGTCTCGCGAAATCTCATCGTCGGCAACCAGTTCAGCGGCGTCTTCATCGAGTTTGGCGAGTCGCCCGGCGCGCCGCTCCTCATCGACAACAACATCATCGCCTTTTCCGACGAGGGCCCGGGCGTCTATTGCCATGACTCCAGCGACATCGTCGTCGCGCACAACCTGCTGTATCAGAACAAGGACTACGGCGCGTGGTTCTGGGCCGTGAGCCCGCGCGCCGGTCCCGGCGGGAAAGGCGGCGCGCGCAACAACCGCGTCATCGGCAACGTCATCTACGGAAACGGCGCCGGCTGCGTCGGTTTTCCCGCCCGGGGGCCGTGCGATCACGACAATGTTTCCGACCACAATCTCCTGCTGGACAAAACCTGGTCGCGCGCGGGCGACACGCCCACATTTTCGCTGCACGAAAGCAGCGCGCGCCACCCGGTCTCGAAGGCCGGCATCGTCGCGCAGATCACGGCGGGCCTGAAGGCCGGCGGCCATCCGGACGCCGCGCTTACGGCCGATTTCTGGCAACGCCAGCCGGCGCGCGCCATCACGCTTTCGCAATGGCGGGCGATCACCGGCAACGACCGGCACAGTCTCGAAGGCTCCATGGAGCGCTCCATCTACCGCGGCGCGTTGCGCCAGTTCGAGTTTGTGCCCGACGACGCCTGGCGCTCCCTGCGGGTTCCGGCCGTGGCCGGCGTGACGCGCGATTATTTCGGGCGCGCCTATCCGGCGGATGGCGCCGGGACCGTCGCCGGGCCGTTTCTTTTTTCGGAGGCGGACCTCAAGCGCCCGGCATGGGTGTCCACCTTCGCCCGCGATGCCGCGCAGAATCTCATCCGCAAGGACATTCCGCAACCCGGCCGCCAGCGTTTGAACCTGTGGCCGAAAATGGCGGACCAGGAAACCGCCGGGCGCGGCGAATAA